One Candidatus Methanomethylophilaceae archaeon genomic window carries:
- a CDS encoding NAD(P)H-dependent oxidoreductase, translating to MAKNLIAYYSRKGENYFGGSIRSVPKGNTEHVAEYIAEAVGGDLFEIDTVEAYPKDYMACTEVAKMELREKARPKLKRYLDSVEDYDNIFICGPCWWGTFPMAVFSFTDRLDWNGKRIFAVMTHEGSGMGSSERDIEKACKGAELVDSLAVSGSQAQSSKKRVSDW from the coding sequence ATGGCAAAGAATCTGATAGCATATTACTCGCGCAAGGGCGAGAACTACTTCGGCGGAAGCATCCGCTCGGTTCCGAAAGGGAACACCGAGCATGTCGCTGAATACATCGCCGAGGCTGTCGGCGGGGATCTCTTCGAAATCGACACCGTCGAAGCATACCCCAAGGACTACATGGCCTGCACCGAGGTCGCCAAGATGGAGCTCAGGGAAAAGGCCAGGCCGAAACTGAAGAGATACCTGGATTCCGTAGAGGATTACGACAACATATTCATCTGCGGACCCTGCTGGTGGGGGACCTTTCCCATGGCCGTGTTCTCTTTCACCGACAGGCTGGATTGGAACGGGAAGAGAATCTTTGCGGTAATGACCCATGAGGGAAGCGGCATGGGCTCCTCCGAGAGGGACATCGAGAAGGCATGCAAAGGGGCGGAGCTCGTCGATTCCCTGGCCGTATCCGGCAGTCAAGCGCAGTCTTCGAAGAAGAGGGTATCCGACTGGG